CGCGGTGAAGGCCGAGGTTGCGAACGAAATAGCCCTCCATCAGCCAGAATGCCTCCGCCAACAGCAGGGTATCGGGAGTCTCCTTCTCCGCGCGATCGACAACGTCGCGCCAGAACTCATGCGGCATGAGGGAGTTGAACTTGCTCGTGCTCATGGCGTGCTCGGCGCGCGAGGGAATGGCGCCCGCAGTGCCGGGCTCGGGGTACCAGAGGCGCTGAATATGGCGACGCGCCAGCGTCATGGCGGCATCGAAGCGGATGATCGGAAACCGTCGCGCTACGTCCAGAATCGTGTTGGCTACCGCCTCTCGAGTGTCGGGATTGAGATAGTCGAGCTGCGCGGTGTCGTTCCAGGGCGTACTCGTGCCGTCGTTGCCGTGGTAGATGAAGCGCACGACGCCGGTCTGGTTGTCGACGCGTTTGAAGACCACCGCGGCGTCGCTTCGGTCGTAGTAGTGATCTTCGAGAAAGATGCCCACCCGGTGGTCCCGCGATAGGTCTGGTCCGTCAAAGGAGTAGGCTGGGAAAGGGCAGTCCGGAACCGACAGGAAGTACTCTGGGTGCTCGATCATCCAGTCCGAGTCGATGCCGGTGTGATTGGGCACCATGTCGGCGGAGAGTCGGATACCGAAACGGCCGGCTTGCTTCGCTAGACCTTCGAGGGCCGCGTCGCCGCCGAGATCGTCGGCAATGCGATATCCGATCAGCGAGTATGCGGAGCCGGCCGCCTCGGGATTGCCGCAAAGCTGCTTGATGCGCTGCGAGGCCCGACTGCGCTCCCAGAGGCCGATCAACCAGAGCCCGGTGACGCCGCGCTGGGCCAGAGTCTCGAGCTCGGCATCGGGAATCTGGTCGAGGCGGTCTATCTCGCATCCGTGGCGGCTCGAGAGCTGGTGCAGCCATACGTGGGCGTTCTTCGCGGCCAGGACCAGGTTCGACATCCAGCTGCGGTCGGAGCCGTAGCGGACATCGGCTGAGTCCAGGTGTGCGAGAAAGGGCGCCTCGATCGGCCCTGGCCCCGGTGGAAGCCGAGGCTTCTCTTCCTCGGCGATGAGATCGAGAGCGGCCAGGAGCTCCGGCTCGAGTTCGGGTGAGATGTCGTTCCAGTGCTTGGTGATCCAACGGAGCTGGTTGGCGAGCGAGTCCGGCTCGGAGTCGATCGGTCTGCGTAGACCCATGATCAGGCTCTGGTCATCTTCGTAGAGTCCCGGCGCCCGGGCCAGAACCTCCGTGAGAGCGTGGATGACCGAGTCGTAGGCGGCGTCGGCGACCAGGGCACCGAAGTGAAACAGATGGTTGAGCCTCGAATTGGCGGGGTTGGTGTGGGCGATCGAGAAAACCAGGAGCCCGGCGAGGAGCTCCTGACGCCGGTCCGAAGCGAGTCCGAGATCGCCGGCCGTGGACTCGAAGCGATCTAGCGCTATCGGGCCTGGGCGATCGGGGAGGTATTCGTCTTCGAACGAGCCCAGCAGGCGATTGATCGTCTCCATGCCGAAACGGCGGTCGAGATCGGCCAGGGCCGTGACAAAGATCTCGGGATCGCGCTCCCTCAGAAACCGATCCAGATAGGCGTGGAGAGCCCGCTCGATCCGACCGAGGGCGTAGAGCTCGCCCGCGGAGAACCTGCGGGTGTCGGGCGGCAGCAGCGGAGTCAGCCGTTCGGCGAGGCCCCTCGCCTCCCGAAAGCTCGCAGAGAGGCTGCGCGATCCTCTCTCGGATGGCTCGGCCAATGGTGGGCCGAGCTGGAGGGCGCTGCGGGCGCCGCGGGAGAGAAGCAGCTGCATGCTTGAAGACTAACGCGGAATCCGGTCAGCGTGCCGCCCTCATCGTGCGAAGACCTTTACGGTTTGGCCCACGGTGTCGAGCATCCGGCGCAGCTCGTCATAGTCGGTGTGGCGCATCCGGATCCAGGCGTTGGCCATATAACCGGCTTCGACCGGCTGTGTGGCCGTGCCCGGCGGCGGCAGGTGGCTGTCCAGAACCGAAGAGGCGAAGCGGGCATGGATCTCGTCGAGACCGCCGTAGCCCGTGATGTGGCCGTCGCGGTCGGGTCGTAAGTTGATGATCCCCGTCGAGTAGCGGCGCGACGGTTTGGCAGCGGTCCGGCCGTGGACGATCGCAGAGGCCCATTCCCTGTAGATGTCCATGTCGTTGGCCGCCGCGTAGAGATCCCAAGCGCCAACCCCCGGCGGGCGGCACCCGATCTCGGAGAATTTGAGGCCCTTGTGACCGAAGAACCATTCCATGTGGGTGGCCGAGGTCTCGATGCCCAGCACTTCGATCACCGCCCGACCCATCTCCCGCACCTCGTCGTACGACGAGGCTTCGATCCGGTTCGTGGTCACGAAGTAGGGCGAGATCCAGCGCGTGCGCATGGCCTCGAGCACTCCCGGATAGTAGTGCGAGATGAACTCGTGCGCGATCTGGCCGTTGATCGTGAGGGTGTCGTAGAAGCCTTCATGACCCTCGATGAACTCTTCGGCCGCGGTCGACTCCCCGCGGTCGATGCCACACGCGCGAATCGCAGCCTCGAGCTGGCTGTCGCCCTCTACCCGGTAGGTGCCGGCGGCGCCCGCAGAGCTGCGCGGCTTGAGAATGATCGGGTAGCCTACTCGTTCGGCGAAATCGCGCGCCTCTTCCGGAGTCGAGACACCCGTCGACCGGGCACAGGGCACTCCCGCTTGTCGCAGTGCCTCCTTCATCGCGGGCTTGTCCCGGCACAGGAATGCCGTGCGAACCGAGGTTCCCGGGATCGAACAGGCCTCGCGGACCTTCGCGGTCGGCAGGATGTGGGCTTCTACGGTGGCCTCGAGCCGATCGACCCACCGACGATTCTGGATGCTTCGGACCGTGGCCAGCAGCTCTTCTTCGTGACAGACCGAGTCGACCCGCTCATAGCCATCCAGATAGCGCTTGACCGAATCGGAAAGGGCCTCAGCGGGCGTTTCCCCGATGCCGGTGACGGCTGCTCCGACTTCTGCCAGGCTGCGCACGAACTCCACCTGACTGTGAGGAAAGCTCGGCTCGACGAAGATGACGTGCACCTGACCGCCTTTCAATAATGGAACCGAATGCATTATAAACGTCTGCACCATGGGTGCGATTGTTCTACTCGGTCCGCAACGGCTGCGTCCGATACTCGATCGCGTCGTTGCCGACCTGGGAATCGACGGCCGCATCGCCGCGATCACGGCCGGATGGCAGGAGCGGGAGGCTGAAGACGACGACCTTGCCGAGCACTTGGGTAGCAGGACGGTCAACCTTCGGTTGTACGCCCGAGCCGAGCAGGTGTTCGAGTCGGACGCAGGATTGGCGGCGGCGTATCGCGAACGCCAGGGACTTTTGAGACGCGCCCAGGAGCTCTACCGGTTGCGGCTGGATCACGCCATGGCCGCGGTTCGCGAGCTGATGCGGCGACAGGGCGAGGCGGAGCTCCTCGAAGCGGAGCGCAAGGCGGCCTTCAAGGGGGTGCGGCGGCTGGACGATGAGCATCTCGAGCGGGTTCGGATGGTGCACGCCAGGTTCGATGAAGAGTGGTCGCCACTGAAGCGGCCGGCCGTGAACAAGCAGCGCGAGCAACTAGCCACAGCCCTCTCCGGTTGCGATGCCGTCGCGGTAGCCGGCGGACACGTGGCGGTGCTCCTCAATCGCCTCAGGCTCTTCGGGCTCGATCGCCTGATCGGTAACCTACCGGTTCTGGCCTGGTCGGCCGGTGCGATGGCTCTGGCGCGGAGGGTGGTCTTGTTTCACGACTCGCCTCCGCAGGGATTCGGCAATGCCGAGGTTCTGGAGTCGGGCCTCGGGCTTTACAGCGGCATCCTGCCGATGCCTCATGCGCGCCGCCGTCTCAAGCTCGGAGACCCGGACCGAATCACCGAGCTCGCGCGTCGCTTTGCCCCGCGGTTTTGCGTACCCATGGACGACGGTGATTACTTGAAGATCGAGGGCACGACAGTCTGGGCCGAGGCCCCGGTCCGCAGGCTGACCATCGAGGGTCACGTCGAGCGGCTCGAGGTCGAACGGAATGACGTCGGCCGGGTGAGGTCTTTATGAGCTTGGCAGTTCGTGAGCTTGAGAAGGCCTATGCCAGCGCACCGGAAGCCATCGACCGGTTTCTCGCCGATCGGAGCTTTCCGCTGCAGGAGGGCACGACGACGACCTTCGTCTATCGCGGGCCGGCCGATGAAGTCCATTTGCGTCACTGGATCTTCGGGCTCGAGTCCTCGCTGGCATTTACACGGCTGGGGGAGAGCGACCTCTGGTACTTGGTGCTCGAGCTGCCCGAGCTCTCTCGTGTCGAATACAAGCTCGACGTCGTTCGGGACGGCAAGGGCGAGTGGATCCAGGATCCACTCAACCCGCTCGTCGCCCACGATCCCTTTGGCGCCAATTCCGTCTACCAAGGGGTCGGCTATGAAACGCCCGAGTGGGCCACCCCTGACGAAGAGGCACGAGTTGGAGAGATGGAGGAGATCGCAGTTCGCAGCCAAGCCTTCAACGAAGACCGGCTTCTTAGGGTGTACGTGCCGGCCCGCTTTCGCAAGAACCGGCGCTATCCGGTGCTCCTTGTACACGACGGTGCCGACTATCTGCGCTACGCCGGCTTGCAGACCGTTCTCGACAACCTCATCTACCGCCTCGAGATTCCCGAGCTCGTCGTGGCCATGACGGATTCGGGCGATCGGCTCGGTGAGTACACCTCGAACCCGGATCACGATCGCTTCATCGCCGAGGAGGTCCCCACCGCCTTGGAGAGGCGTTTTCCCGTTGACCCGGACCGGTCGGCTTGGGGTCTCATGGGCGCCAGCCTCGGCGCGGTGGCTACGCTTTCGGCTGCCTGGCGCAATCCCGGCCGCTTCGGGAAGCTCCTGCTGCAGTCGGGCTCGTTCGTTTTCACGGACATCGGTGACCACAACTGGCGCGGACCGCAGTGGGACCAGGTGGTGAGTTTCATGAACGCGTTTCGAGAAGCGCCGGGAAGCCCCGCCGAGAGCCTGTTCGTGAGCTGCGGTATCTACGAGTCGCTCATCTATGAGAACCGATCTCTTTTGCCGATACTCCAGACGACCGGGATGGACGTGCGCTATGTCGAAGCCAGGGACGGTCACAACTGGGAGAACTGGCGTGACCGGCTGCGGGTGGGACTGTCGTGGTTGTTCCCCGGTCCCCTCTGGATGGTTTATGAGTGAGGGGGACACAATACGTAAGATGGCCGTAAGGACGACCGGTTGGCAGTGGCAAGACGGTCACCAAGAGAGGTCATCCTTACGGCCATCTTACGTATTGTGTCCCCCTCCCGCTCCTCCCGCTTATACTCGCCAGCTCCATGGCTGAGGTCACTCGCAGAATCGGGCTCTCTCTGGGGGCCGACGTCGACTGGCCGATCTCGTTCGAGCGGATCTTGGAGAAGCTCGACCTGAGAATTCCGGTCGACGGCGACACCGTGCGCTTCGAAACCGAGAGGGTCACCATCGAGCCCTTCGATCTGCGGCAGCCCTGCCGTTACGACCTCGTGCTGGACCGGGTGACCCACTGGTATCACTCGAGTCGGGAGTGGATAAAAAAGGCGATTCTTCTTGACGATCTCTACGTTCTCAATAATCCGTGGTCCATTCAGGCAATGGAAAAGCACACCAGCTACTGCGCCATGATGCGGCTCGGGCTGCCGGTTCCGGAAACCTGGATGATCCCGCCCAAGGAGTACGAGCCGAGCCCGGATTTGCAGACCACTCTGGAACGCTACGCCCGGCACTTTGATCTCGATGAGGTAGGCGAGCAGATCGGCTATCCCGTTTTCATCAAGCCCTATGACGGTGGCGGCTGGGTCGGCGTGAGCCGCGTCGACAATGGAGACGAGCTGCGAGTCGCCTACGAGATGAGCGGCAAGCGCTTGCTGCATCTGCAGAAGGCGATCGACCCCTACGATCTTTTCGTGCGTTGTATCGGGCTTGGCCCGCAGGTGCGCTGTGTACGCTACGACCCGGGGGCGGCGCTCCACGAGCGCTACCAGGTAGCGTTCGACTTCCTGACCGCAGACGAAGCCACGCTTCTCGGCGACATGACCCTGACCATCAACAG
This genomic interval from bacterium contains the following:
- a CDS encoding type 1 glutamine amidotransferase-like domain-containing protein, with the protein product MGAIVLLGPQRLRPILDRVVADLGIDGRIAAITAGWQEREAEDDDLAEHLGSRTVNLRLYARAEQVFESDAGLAAAYRERQGLLRRAQELYRLRLDHAMAAVRELMRRQGEAELLEAERKAAFKGVRRLDDEHLERVRMVHARFDEEWSPLKRPAVNKQREQLATALSGCDAVAVAGGHVAVLLNRLRLFGLDRLIGNLPVLAWSAGAMALARRVVLFHDSPPQGFGNAEVLESGLGLYSGILPMPHARRRLKLGDPDRITELARRFAPRFCVPMDDGDYLKIEGTTVWAEAPVRRLTIEGHVERLEVERNDVGRVRSL
- a CDS encoding ATP-grasp domain-containing protein, which translates into the protein MHVIFVEPSFPHSQVEFVRSLAEVGAAVTGIGETPAEALSDSVKRYLDGYERVDSVCHEEELLATVRSIQNRRWVDRLEATVEAHILPTAKVREACSIPGTSVRTAFLCRDKPAMKEALRQAGVPCARSTGVSTPEEARDFAERVGYPIILKPRSSAGAAGTYRVEGDSQLEAAIRACGIDRGESTAAEEFIEGHEGFYDTLTINGQIAHEFISHYYPGVLEAMRTRWISPYFVTTNRIEASSYDEVREMGRAVIEVLGIETSATHMEWFFGHKGLKFSEIGCRPPGVGAWDLYAAANDMDIYREWASAIVHGRTAAKPSRRYSTGIINLRPDRDGHITGYGGLDEIHARFASSVLDSHLPPPGTATQPVEAGYMANAWIRMRHTDYDELRRMLDTVGQTVKVFAR
- a CDS encoding enterochelin esterase, with translation MSLAVRELEKAYASAPEAIDRFLADRSFPLQEGTTTTFVYRGPADEVHLRHWIFGLESSLAFTRLGESDLWYLVLELPELSRVEYKLDVVRDGKGEWIQDPLNPLVAHDPFGANSVYQGVGYETPEWATPDEEARVGEMEEIAVRSQAFNEDRLLRVYVPARFRKNRRYPVLLVHDGADYLRYAGLQTVLDNLIYRLEIPELVVAMTDSGDRLGEYTSNPDHDRFIAEEVPTALERRFPVDPDRSAWGLMGASLGAVATLSAAWRNPGRFGKLLLQSGSFVFTDIGDHNWRGPQWDQVVSFMNAFREAPGSPAESLFVSCGIYESLIYENRSLLPILQTTGMDVRYVEARDGHNWENWRDRLRVGLSWLFPGPLWMVYE
- a CDS encoding alpha-amylase produces the protein MQLLLSRGARSALQLGPPLAEPSERGSRSLSASFREARGLAERLTPLLPPDTRRFSAGELYALGRIERALHAYLDRFLRERDPEIFVTALADLDRRFGMETINRLLGSFEDEYLPDRPGPIALDRFESTAGDLGLASDRRQELLAGLLVFSIAHTNPANSRLNHLFHFGALVADAAYDSVIHALTEVLARAPGLYEDDQSLIMGLRRPIDSEPDSLANQLRWITKHWNDISPELEPELLAALDLIAEEEKPRLPPGPGPIEAPFLAHLDSADVRYGSDRSWMSNLVLAAKNAHVWLHQLSSRHGCEIDRLDQIPDAELETLAQRGVTGLWLIGLWERSRASQRIKQLCGNPEAAGSAYSLIGYRIADDLGGDAALEGLAKQAGRFGIRLSADMVPNHTGIDSDWMIEHPEYFLSVPDCPFPAYSFDGPDLSRDHRVGIFLEDHYYDRSDAAVVFKRVDNQTGVVRFIYHGNDGTSTPWNDTAQLDYLNPDTREAVANTILDVARRFPIIRFDAAMTLARRHIQRLWYPEPGTAGAIPSRAEHAMSTSKFNSLMPHEFWRDVVDRAEKETPDTLLLAEAFWLMEGYFVRNLGLHRVYNSAFMNMLRDGDNRGYRRLVRESLDFDAEILRRYVNFLSNPDEETAIEQFGDGDRYFGACVMLATMPGLPMLAHGQIEGLTERYGMEYRRAYVDESPNQGLVERHEREIFPLLRERARFADVESFAMHDFVGQAGAVDENVLAFSHGVGGDTSIVVFNNQYETVRGALRLDRNLGISGSAHRICGFRDRLSGHHFLRAASAVHDLGLELELAGYESAVLVDFRELDDRADVYVRLQERVGLRGIPSIEQAVQETELEDARTAFAEVLATICVAGDMSGPALLALENQLEELDRQLGGLLEARPEAEVSEGPEGSGGLDAWLEGISRLAVVEEELDWPGTERMRGALERLLTGVEWEAEARFALSAFALLGYLHHRWGRSALVALDPVRAASRALDKVDISDERARELTTLVEVAAVEDWLETAPPPGREAACGLLAGARESDAVAHLLGYDRETDTAAVEQLDRFLAWRATAAALSWLASGEATPSLGQVAEAVVGWCDVLDRLRLAVAKTGHRIEPVLERLRGGSQPEM